The Urbifossiella limnaea nucleotide sequence CTGCGGCTCTTGTTCACCTGCTGCCACCCGGCACTCACGCCGGAGTCGCGTGTGGCGCTGGCTCTCAAGGTGGTGTGCGGGTTCGGCGTCGCCGAGATCGCGCGCGCCCTCCTCACGACCGACGCCGCCGTTCTCAAGCGTGTGACCCGAGCCCGCGACGCGCTGGCGGCCGCGCGGCTGTCTGCCGACCCTGTGCCGCCCGGCGAGCTGGCCGCGCGGCGGCCGGCGGTGCTGGCGGTGCTCTACCTCGTCTTCAACGAGGGCTACCACGCTTCGCACGCCGACGCCCTCATCCGACACGATCTTTGCGCCGAGGCGCTGCGGCAGACCGACGCCCTGGCGCGCCACCCAGACCTGGGCGGCCCCGCGGCCGAGGCGCTGCTCGCGCTCATGCTCTTTCACGCCGCCCGCTTCCCCGCCCGAGAAGACGACCACGGCCGGCTGGTGCTGCTCGAACAGCAGGATCGTTCGCTCTGGGACCGAGACCTTCTCCGCGCCGCGCGGACGTGGCTGGCCCGGTCCGCACGCGGCGACGAACTGACGACGTTCCACCTGGAGGCGGCGATTGCTGCGGAGCACTGTGCGGCGGCGACGTTCGCGGCGACCGACTGGCGGCGGATCGTCGAACTGTACGACCGACTCTGCGGCCGCGACCCGGGCTGGCTGCACGCGCTGAACCGGGCGATCGCGGTCGCCCACCTGCACGGCCCACAGGCCGGGTTGCGCGGGTTGCTGGCCGTTCGGTGCGACGGAGCGGAGCGGTACAGCCACTGGCACGCGGCGCTGGGCGAACTTCACCGCCGCTGTGGCGACGCCGCGGCCGCACGACTCCACTTCGCCGAGGCGCTGGCGCTGGCCGGGAACGACCGCGAGCGGGAGTTCCTCCGCGCGAAGCGGGACGACTGCTGACCGCCGCTACGGGATGTGTACGAACTCGTTCGTGTTGAACAGTACGACGCACAGGTCGGCCAGCGCCCGCACGTGTGCGGGGTCCGCCCCCGCGGGCAGCGCCACGTCGAGACCGACGGGCAGTCGGGCGCGAAGCCGGTCACGCACGGACGACGCCTGGTCGCGCAAGAACAATTCTGCCGCCGCCCGCTCCGCCACCTTGGGAGCGCGGCCGAGCATTCGCCGGTACAGCGCTTCCAACGGGTCCGCCTCGCCGGCCAACCGCACGGCGAGCGCCTTCCCCTGCTCCTGAACGAACGGGCCGTTCATCAGAATGAGCGCCTGCGGGGCGAACGTGCTCACGGGGCGCACCGCGCACGAGTTCAGGGTGTCCGGCTGGTCGAACGCCTCGAACACCGGGAGCCGGACGTTCCGCTTGTTGAACAGGTACAGGGACCGGCGCGTGTGCTGCGTCGCGTCCGGCGTCACCGGCCACAGGCCGTCCGGTTCGCCCTCGGTGAAGATCAGGTCGTACACCTCCGGCTCCAGAGGCACCTTCACCGACGGCCCGCCGACTTGCGGGTTCATCGTCCCGGCCGCGGCGAGCACGGAATCGCGCACGGCTTCCGCTTCGAGTCGGCGTCGCGGCATCCGCCCGAGGAGCTTATTGTCCGGGTCGGCCGGGTGCGGGGCCGCCTGGCACTGCTGATAGGTGGAGGACAGTACCATCAGTCGGTGGAGGTGCTTGAGCGACCAGCGGTTGGCGACCAACTCGGTCGCCAGCCAGTCGAGGAGTTCGGGGTGCGTCGGCCGCGCGCCCTTCAGGCCGAAGTCGTTCGGCGTGGCGACGAGGCCGCGGCCGAAGTGGTGCTGCCACAGCCGGTTCACAATCACCCGTGCCGTTAGCGGGTGGTCGGGTCGTGTCATCCATCGGGCCAGGTCGGCGCGCGTCTTTGGGGCATCGGGAGTGGCCATCACTCGCAGGTACGCCGGCGAAGCGATGTCGAGCTTGGTCTTCGGGCTGCCGCGCTTCAGGACGTGCGTCTTGGCGTCGGCGTCGGTCGTCTTGATGGCCCACGCCGCGGCCGCGGGCTCGGGCGCCCTCGCGGCGAGGGCGTGAATCTGCTCCCGGAGCGCCGCCCGCTTCGCGCGCTCGGCCGGCGGCATGGCGGCGAGTACCTCGTCCCACGAAACGCGAACCAGCGTGCCGGCGTCGGCCGCGAGTTTTTTCTGCTCCGCGGTACGCTTCTCGGCCGGTGTGTCCAGCGCGTCCTTGTAGCGCGGCTCGAGCGCGGCCCGCTTCTGGGCAGCAACCTTGGTGCGAACGGGAGCATCGAGGTCGGCAACTTGCTTCTTCAGTGGCGCGGCCTCCTTCTCGAGCGCGTCGGCCTTCGACTTCCGCGCCGCCTTCTCGTCGGCGGTAGCGAGGTCCACGTCGGTGTACCGCGTGCCGCCGAAGAAGGCCTGGATGCGGTAGTAGTCGCCGAGCGAGACGGGGTCGAACTTGTGGTCGTGGCAGCGGGCGCAGGCCAGCGTCAGGCCGAGGAACGCGGCCCCGACGCCGTTCACCATCTCGGTCAGCACCTCCTGCCGCAGCACGTCGGCGTCGAGGTTGCCCCCGACCATGTGGACGGGGCCGCACCGGTGCATCCCGGTGGCGACCCACAGGTCGGCCGCCTCGCGGGCGTCCTTCCGGGCCGCGAGTTCGTCGCCGGCCAACTGCTCGGTGACGAACACGTCGTACGGCTTGTCGGCGTTCAGGCTGCGGACAACGTAGTCGCGGTAGCGCCAGGCGTGCGGCCGCTCGCCGTCCGCCTCGTACCCATTCGACTCGGCGAACCGCACCACGTCGAGCCAGTGCGTCGCCCATCGCTCGCCGTACCGCGGCGACGCCAACAGCCGATCGACGAGCCTGGTGTAGGCGTCGGGCGTGTCGTCCCCGAGGAAGCTGGCGACTTCGGCCGGCGTCGGCGGTAGGCCGGTAAGGTCGAGTGTGACGCGCCGGACCAGAGTGAGCCGGTCGGCCACGGGTGTCGGCGGAATACCCGCGGCTTCCAACTTCGCCAGGATAAAGGCGTCCACCGGCGTACGAACTCGGAAGGTGAAGCTTCCCGTCGGGGGGACCGGGCGGACCGGGGCGCGGAACGCCCAGTGCGCTTTATCGGCGGGAGTCAGGTCCGGGTCTTCGTAGCGCGGGTCGGCGCCACGGACCGGGGCGAGGAGAAGACCGAGCGGCAGGATCAAGAGTGGCGTCAGGCGGGGCATGGGTGCGGAACCACGGGCGGCGTGCGGGGCGGGTAGAAGAAGTGTACCCGGCCCGGCCCGTCGCCCGCAACCATCCGTCGCGCTCAGCCCACCAGGCCGACGGGTGCCGGGCTGGAGGACCAGTCGAACGGCGGCTCGACCAACTCCTCGTCCCCGCCGCGGTCGCGGAATACGTGCAGCACCCGCACCCGGCTCAGGTCGTCGAACTTCGGCTCCGGGTACAAGTCCGAGCGGAACGGGTTACCCGGCTCGTAGTCGTGAATCATCACCCGCACCTTCGGCAGACCGCGGAAGTGGTGCTCCTCCGCGTACCGCGTTCCGCCGTGGACGTCGTACAGCTCCATCAGCACGCGGATCACCTTTTCCAACTTCCGGTAGCCGACGCCGTCCTCGACGAAGAACATGTCCACCCGCGTGGCCCGCAGTACGGCGTGCAGGTGCTGTCGGCAGCGGACCGGGAGCACGCGCGCGTACGGCGGGCCGACCAGCGGCGGGGCCGCCTCTTCGCCGCTGTCGGCGTCGTCGCGGCCGAGGCACTCGATGAACCACCAGTGCGGTGCGAACCAGAACCCGCCGCCGCCCGGAGCCTTGAACGCACTCGCCCGCCGGAACAACTTGCCGACGCCGCGGAAGAAGTGCCGCCGCAGCTGAATCTCGTCGCGCCGCGCGAGCCGGTCGCGTACAGCGTCGCCGTCCAGGTCGGCGGCGCACACGCGGAGCGGCCACTGCGGGTCGAACTCGGACGCCTCGGATTTCTCGGCCGGCACGAGTTGCAAACCCGCCGTCGCGCCGTCGCCGGTCGCAGCGCGGAAACCCCACTGCCGGACGCGACCCGCCGCCGCCTTCCGCTCCGCCGCGTTACCACCGACCAACGACACGGCCGGGCGTGTGCGGCGCGCCGGGTCGGAACGTGCCGCCGAGCCGAGCCAGTACACGCCGACGAGTACGAGGCCGGGGACGAGCCACGCGGTCATGGCGCCGAACAACGCGGTCACCGCCATCGCGTCTTCGCCGCCGGTGAGCCGGCCGCCGCACGCGGTAAGGAGCAAGTTGAACATCACAACAGCCGCGAGCCCGACGACCATCGCCATGACGCGGTGCAGCGGCAGCGCGTAGACCGGCGTCCCCGGGGCGGAGCGCCACAAGATCGCCGCCCCGTCACCACCCGGAAGCGTGTAGGCGACCGCCGCCGCGGCCGCGACAGCGGCGCAGACGCCGAGCACGGCCGTCGGGGGCACGAGCCACGCCACGACCGAGGCCAGCACGGCGTAGCCGACGACGGCAGCGAGTTCGGCCCCGCGGCGGTCGGTCTCGCCGACCCACCCGCGAACCCAGCGGTCGATCACCGTCACGGGTACGAACACGCCGACGAGCGTGCAGAGGAGTAGCGATCCCCAGAGGAGCAACAACGCGGCGAGGTAGAGCACGTACGACGAGTACTGGCCGACGACGCGCCACCCGCTCGGGAAGAGTGCCCACGCCAGCCCGGCGAGCGCCCCCCACGCGGCGAGGGCGGCGAGGATCGTCCACACGAGCGGCGGCGTGCGGCGCGGGTACGGCGGGGTGCCGCGCAGGTCGAATCCGTGGTCGTACCGGAAGCCGGCGGCGGACGCGCCGAGGCGGCGGCCCCAACCGAGAGCGGCCTGCACCCACGGGAGCGGCTCGCGGCGGTGTCGCACGGCCACCGCCGCGCCGAGCGCCAGCAGGGCGAACGCGGCGAACCCGTCGTGGGCGTCGTTGGATGCATGCCGGCCGGCGACTTCGAGCCCGGCCAGGCTCCCGACTACGACGAGGGTGAACCACCAGCCGGTCAGGGCGAGCTGGGAGTCTCGAAGGAGCGACGAGGCGAGGAGCTTCATGTCCGTATTTCACCACACCGCGGGCGGCTCGCCACCCTACCGGATAAATCCGCACCCCACGGACCGACGGGCGCACGTCATTCTACCCGCACGACCGGCACAGTTCAGCACCCCGGGTCAGGATTTCGATCCTGTTCCGCTCAAGCCGCGGTCGGTCAGCACCAGAGGCCGCAGTTCCCCGGCAAGGAACACCGACCCGGTGACGCACACGAGGGCGTCATCCCCGGTGGCGGCTGTCCGGGCTTCTGCCCAGGCGTCCGCAGCCGTGGCGTGAAGCGCGAACGCCGCCGCCGGCGCGACCGAGGCGAGCAGTCGTGCCGATTCTTCCGGCGGCAGGCACCGCGGGTTGTTCCCGTATCTCGTCAGGTGGAATCGGTCGAAATAGCGGGCTAGTACGCGCAGGATGTCTGCGACGGGTTTGTCCGACGAAACGGCGAACACGACCGCCCGGTGCCGCACCCGCGGGAACGACTCGGCCAGCGTTCGCACCAGCGCCTCGGCGCTCGGCACGTTATGGGCCGTATCCAGAATGACGACCGGCGATCGGCGCACGACCTCCACGCGGCCCGGCCACACGACGCTCGCCAGCCCCGCGGCGACGGCGGCAGCGGGGACGTGGAGCCCGCCGTCGCGCAGCCGATCGACGACGGCCACGGCCAGCGCGGCGTTGTGCGCCTGGTGCTCGCCGAGAAGCGCGAGCGCCGTCGGGCCGTAAGTGCTCCGGGGAGTGGAGATCGTCACTACGGGCGGGCCTTCGGACTCACCCGGTCGGTAGTCGAAACCGAAATCCGCTCCGCGTTCCCACACTGGCGCCGCCAGTTCGGCCGCAACCTTTCGCACCACGTCCCGCGGCCCCGGCTCGGTCACGCCACTCACTACCGGCACGTTCGGCTTGATGATGCCGGCCTTCTGGAACGCCACCGCTTCGAGCGTGCCGCCGAGCTGGGCCGTATGGTCGAGCCCGACCGACGTGACCACCGACACCAACGGCCGGCACACGTTCGTGCTGTCGAACCGGCCGCCGAGGCCAACTTCGATCACGGCCAGGTCGCAGCGGCGGTACGCGAAGTGGAGGAAACCGAGGGCCGTGCCGATCTCGAAGAACGTCGGCGGCGGGAAGCCGTCGGCGTCCATCGCGGCGACCGCGGGGGCCAGCTCCGTCATCCGCGCCGCGAGTTCGCGTTCGGTGATGACGGCGTCGTCCACCTGGATGCGCTCGCGTACGTCGGTGAGGTGCGGCGACGTGAACAGCCCGACGCGGTAGCCGGCCGCCCGCAGCACGGCCGCGAGCATCGCCGACGTGGAACCCTTCCCCTTCGTGCCGGTAACGTGGACGAGGCGGACGCGCTCGTGCGGGTCGCCGAGGCGGCGGAGCAGTGCGCGCATCCGCTCCAGCTTCAAATCGGTCGGGTGCGCCGCCCGGACCTCGTAGTTGACCCGGGCGTACCAGAACGCCAGAGCCTCGGGGTAGGTCATGCGGCCGCGCGGGGGTGAACGACGAGAGCCCGAGGACGGCCGTCCCCGGGCTCTGGGGGGTGTTGTACCCACCACCTCATTCTAACGGCCCGGCGTCAGCCGACCACCGGCATGCACACCTGCTCCAGCAGCTTCTCGCACCGCTCCTGGATCACGTCGGCGAGGTTCGGTAGCGGCGCCCCGTCCGGCAGCGCCTCGCGGACCGCGGCGATCCACCGCGGGAAGCTGTACACCTGGGCCAGCCCGTCGAGCGCCGCCGGCTCCAGCCGGGCGTGCTTGCCCGCCCGCTCGGCCTCGGCCCACAGCGACTTGCTCTTTCCGGTCATGCCCAGGTCGTCCTCGGGCCGCAGCAGGATGAGGTGATCGACGACCGTCGGGCGGGTGTCCATCGCGCCGAGCTTCACCTCTAAATCCTTCGGCTTGCCGGCCCCGCGCGACAGGAACAGGCCGACGCCCACCTTCCACGGCTGGCCGTCCTTGCAGGCCCAGTGTGCAAGCGTGACCATGCCGTACGTCGGGTGGTCGCCGAAGCTCCACTCGGGTACGACGTGCTGGAGCCGCCACGGGCCGACCTTTACGCCGTGCTCGTGGCACGCCGCCAGGAACGCCCCCAGCCCCGCCTGCAACTCGCGCGTCGCGCCGGTCAGGGCGCCGTCCGGTTCGAGCTTCCGCCGGGCCGCCCGCTGCTCCTGATCCCACAACTCGAGTAGAGCCGCGTGCGACAGGATGGACGACCGTGCCGGCGGCTCGACGATCGGGGCCGATTCGACCACGACGGGGACGGCCGGCTCCGGCGGCGGCAGCGCGGCCACCGGATCGGCGGGGACGTGGATGATGTCCACGGCACCGACGCGGTAGTCGTCGTCGTCGTGCCCGAGGAGCTGGGCCAGCCGGTTGAGCGTGCCACGGTCGAGGCCGCCGTACGAGAGCGGGGCCGGCGCTGCGAGCGCCGGCGGCTCCGCGGCGGGAAGGCGGGTCACCGGCGTTACCGGCTCGTCGTACAGCTGCGAGACGCCGTTCGCGCGTGCGCCGCGCGGCCCGGTCTGCATGTCGTCCGGGCCGTACACCACGTGATCGAACAGGTGGCGGAACTGCTGTAGCATGTCGCGCAACGTCGGCTCGGTGGCCGCCACGCGGGCGATCTCCTCTTCCGCGAACGGCGTCACGTCCGAGTCCGCTTCGCCCTCCGGGAGCTCGTCCAGCACCGGCCGCAACCTCGCTTCGACGACGCGCCGCACGAGCCCGCCGTCCGGCGCTTCCAGGCGAATGGCCTTCACCGTGCCGTGCTTCGGGACGTGCACCGGGTTGTTGAGCCGGTCCTGAATGTAGCCGTCGAGGCTGGGGACGAAGCGGTTCCACAGGCCGCGCTCGGCGAAGACCAGAAACAACAGCCCGTCCACCTGGTGCATCACCTGCACGATGCCGGCGAAGAACGCTTCCGCGGTCTTGTGGGCGTCGTCGCTCCGGCGTGCGAGGAGCAGGTCCTCGAGCTGGTCGAACGCGACCACGACCGGCGTCTTGAGGCTGCGGAACAGCTCGGCCAGCACCTTGAACAACGCCAGAACCAAATCCTGCCGCGTGGGCCGGACCTGGAAGTCGAGTTCGGCGAATCCGTAGGTCAGGAAGTTCGCCAGCTCGGCCTCGTCTTTCAGGAGCGTGGCCTTGGCGAACCCGGTGAGGATGTGCCGCCGCATCAACCCGGCGGTGTTGTGCGCCTCGGTGCGGCCGGCGTGTGCGGCCAGCAGGTCAAAGGCACGCTGTGGCGTCAGCCCGGCGTCAGCCAACGCCTGAGGCAGCGGCGTCGGCATCCGCGCGAAGTTGGAGTAGCCACTGAGGTTCTCGGCGAGCCACTCCGAGCGTTCCTGCGCCTGCTGCCCTCCGAGCCCGAGCCGCCGCGCCCACCGGCCCAGGCCCGGCGGCGGGAACAGTTCCACCTTGTCGGCCGGGCTCAGGTCGCGAAGCGCGACCCCGAGCTGCCGGCGGACGAGGTTCTCGCCCACCTGGTCGAGCGGCCGCACGCCCTTCTGCTTCCCGCCGCCGAGGAGCGTGTCGATGATCTGGAACAGCAGGTATTCGAGGAAGTCGGTGTCCTTCTGGTACACGCCCGGGGTGACGAGCAGCTGCCACGCCCCGCCGACGCCGTGCTTGATGCTGTGGAGGAGGTGCGTCTTCCCGGCGCCCTTGTTGCCCAGCACCGGCACCACCTCGGAGTGGGCGGTGGGGTCGTAGCGGTACAGGTCGATGATCGCGTGGAGCAGGTCGCGCTCGGGGGCGAACAGCTCGGGGACGTGGTAGCGGGCACAGACCTCGTCGTCCGGGTTGCGGGCGAAGTAGTTGCGGAACGGGTTGCCGGCCCGTTTCAACACGTCCCGGGCGCGGTCGGTGAGCGGGCGGTCGGCGGCGGCGGTCGTCATCCGGTTCCCTCCGGGGGTCAGACGGCGGCCGCGAGCCGGTCGGCCCGGCGCGACACCGTGTCCGTGCGGATCGAGGCGTAATACGCGATCCCGTGGCCGACGAGCAAGGCGAACGCCGGCTCGGGCAGGGCGTACAACGGGCCGGTCCACGGGTGGAGGTACACGGCCCCGCGGTCGTGCAGCGTACGGAGGGCGTCGTGGAAGGCGCCGACGCTCGGGGCGGCGCACCGCCGGTACAGATCGGGAAGGGGGCAGTCCTCGCCGGCAGTCGCGGCCCAGTCCGCAAGTTTCGCCAGAAGCACGTCCGCCAGATCGGTCGGCGGTGCGCCGGCTGTTTCAGACGCGACGCGGTTAGTCGTCACTTTCGGGAGCACGCGCGAAACCGCATCGCGCAGCCCGAAGAGGCTGTCGGCCATGCGGCGGGCCGCGGTGAGGAGGTCGTTCACCTCGGTCTGTCGGGCTTCGAGGACGCGGACGAAGTCTTCGAGCACCTGCTTCGGGTTCGCGGCCGCGAGCAGGTACGCCCACCCGGCGTCGGTGAGCGTGTAAAGCTTCTGACGGGCGTCGGTCGCCTTGAGGAGGCCGTCGGCCACGGCCTTCTGTGCCGCGGTCTTCCCGGCGGGGACGGCCGGGAACAACCCGGGCTCGGCCTTCGTCGCGACGAGCGCCACGCCGGCCGGCTCGGCCGCGGCACGGCTGAGTGCGTCGATGACGTGGTACGTGAGTTTGTCGGCCACGGTCCGCTTCCGTGCGGGATTCGGGCCGGCATGGTACGCCAGCCCGCCCCGCCCGTGCAACCCCGGGCTTTTACCCGATCAGCGGCGTGCCCGGCGGCAGGTCCGGCCGGCGTTCCTCCCACTCGCGGCGCACCTCGCGCAACCCGACGGCACACACCTCGAACTGCTCGCTCAGCCGGCGGAACAAGTCGGCCTGGCCGGGGGCGCGGTCGGCGGCGATGCGGCTCGTCAGCAGGTAGCCGCGCTTCCCCTGGGCGGTGTAGTCCACGAGCGCGTCGCGGGGGCCGCGGGCGCGGCCGCGGTTCAGCGCCTCGGGGTAGACCCCCGTCCAGAACAGGGCGAAGTCGCCGACGTGGCGGTAGAACTCGCCCTGCGTCCGGCCGGCGGGCAGTTGGTCCGCCTCCAGCACCATGCCGACCAACTCGGTGAGCGGTCGGCCGTCGGAGCCGGGCAGGCGGTGGACGGCGTCGCAGTGGACGAACCGCGACAGGAGAGACGACAGGTAATCGGTCAGGGGCGGGTCGGCGACGCCGAGGTGGGAGAAGAAGGCGTGCTCGGTCAGCCCGGCGAACAGCCGCCGGAGCGGGTGTTCCGCGGGAGGATCCCACATGACAACGTGTCCTCGATAGGGCTCCGGGGAAGTGACCGGGGCGGGCGGCCACCGGTATTCTACGCACGCCGCATACGAACACG carries:
- a CDS encoding RNA polymerase sigma factor, with protein sequence MTPVGLADHAFRHEYGRLVAGLVRRLGPGRLDLAEDAVQSALLRAVQTWPRRGVPDDPAAWLRRAARNAAVDALRREATATDRRAAVAVSAAVVTEPDDSPVADESLRLLFTCCHPALTPESRVALALKVVCGFGVAEIARALLTTDAAVLKRVTRARDALAAARLSADPVPPGELAARRPAVLAVLYLVFNEGYHASHADALIRHDLCAEALRQTDALARHPDLGGPAAEALLALMLFHAARFPAREDDHGRLVLLEQQDRSLWDRDLLRAARTWLARSARGDELTTFHLEAAIAAEHCAAATFAATDWRRIVELYDRLCGRDPGWLHALNRAIAVAHLHGPQAGLRGLLAVRCDGAERYSHWHAALGELHRRCGDAAAARLHFAEALALAGNDREREFLRAKRDDC
- a CDS encoding DUF1549 and DUF1553 domain-containing protein, whose translation is MPRLTPLLILPLGLLLAPVRGADPRYEDPDLTPADKAHWAFRAPVRPVPPTGSFTFRVRTPVDAFILAKLEAAGIPPTPVADRLTLVRRVTLDLTGLPPTPAEVASFLGDDTPDAYTRLVDRLLASPRYGERWATHWLDVVRFAESNGYEADGERPHAWRYRDYVVRSLNADKPYDVFVTEQLAGDELAARKDAREAADLWVATGMHRCGPVHMVGGNLDADVLRQEVLTEMVNGVGAAFLGLTLACARCHDHKFDPVSLGDYYRIQAFFGGTRYTDVDLATADEKAARKSKADALEKEAAPLKKQVADLDAPVRTKVAAQKRAALEPRYKDALDTPAEKRTAEQKKLAADAGTLVRVSWDEVLAAMPPAERAKRAALREQIHALAARAPEPAAAAWAIKTTDADAKTHVLKRGSPKTKLDIASPAYLRVMATPDAPKTRADLARWMTRPDHPLTARVIVNRLWQHHFGRGLVATPNDFGLKGARPTHPELLDWLATELVANRWSLKHLHRLMVLSSTYQQCQAAPHPADPDNKLLGRMPRRRLEAEAVRDSVLAAAGTMNPQVGGPSVKVPLEPEVYDLIFTEGEPDGLWPVTPDATQHTRRSLYLFNKRNVRLPVFEAFDQPDTLNSCAVRPVSTFAPQALILMNGPFVQEQGKALAVRLAGEADPLEALYRRMLGRAPKVAERAAAELFLRDQASSVRDRLRARLPVGLDVALPAGADPAHVRALADLCVVLFNTNEFVHIP
- a CDS encoding bifunctional folylpolyglutamate synthase/dihydrofolate synthase, producing MTYPEALAFWYARVNYEVRAAHPTDLKLERMRALLRRLGDPHERVRLVHVTGTKGKGSTSAMLAAVLRAAGYRVGLFTSPHLTDVRERIQVDDAVITERELAARMTELAPAVAAMDADGFPPPTFFEIGTALGFLHFAYRRCDLAVIEVGLGGRFDSTNVCRPLVSVVTSVGLDHTAQLGGTLEAVAFQKAGIIKPNVPVVSGVTEPGPRDVVRKVAAELAAPVWERGADFGFDYRPGESEGPPVVTISTPRSTYGPTALALLGEHQAHNAALAVAVVDRLRDGGLHVPAAAVAAGLASVVWPGRVEVVRRSPVVILDTAHNVPSAEALVRTLAESFPRVRHRAVVFAVSSDKPVADILRVLARYFDRFHLTRYGNNPRCLPPEESARLLASVAPAAAFALHATAADAWAEARTAATGDDALVCVTGSVFLAGELRPLVLTDRGLSGTGSKS